A genomic segment from Desulfonatronum lacustre DSM 10312 encodes:
- a CDS encoding TRAP transporter permease, which translates to MTDPQLQEMSAARKEELKRIQSKDAKTGRKLTGFWKWLVSIMGLCMVVFYFYAAGVRPVGDQYHRGLYVFLTYIMIFLSFPFWRRSNQTRPTVVDILLALVSAGVVGYWIFEFENLNYRTGMETQLDIWVSVVGIIISLEVCRRVLGWSITMGGLLFLVYGYFGPYFPSAIAHRGFDIDRLAPYLYLTQDGVFGVMASVLVTYVILFIFFGAFLQKSGVGRFFIDWPLALAGRAVGGPAKVCVIASAFFGSVSGSAIANTVTTGAFTIPLMKRAGFRPHVAGAIEPAASIGGMFMPPIMGAGGFIMAELTNTPYVQIMLISIFPAILYFLSVFTMIHFEAKKLNIKGLNLDDMPSASAIFKKHWYKCLPLVVIVAMMLYGYSPGNAAFWATLSCIVISWFDPEFRMGPKQIWEALVAGAQSTLVIGATVGVIGIIVGTIALSGIGLKFSDIIISLSGGHLFPALVLIALASLVLGMGVPVTASYLIVAVLAVPALHEMGVGLIAGHMIVYWFSQNSNITPPVCVAAYAGAAIAGSDPWKTGWTAFKFSKLLYVMPFLFAYEPAMTLFIGWDEAVVGDSGWTEIASVYFAAAVGTVAFSAWSMFYLIRRTTILEWIVFGGATFLCFQPNLLSDALGIGIVVLLGLWQHRKNKKEESMKATCPFPTPGQVGNA; encoded by the coding sequence ATGACCGACCCTCAGCTCCAGGAAATGTCCGCCGCCCGCAAGGAAGAACTGAAACGGATACAATCCAAGGACGCCAAGACCGGCCGCAAGCTGACCGGTTTCTGGAAATGGCTGGTCTCCATCATGGGGCTGTGCATGGTCGTGTTCTATTTTTACGCCGCCGGGGTGCGTCCGGTGGGTGACCAGTATCACCGCGGCCTGTACGTTTTTCTGACGTACATCATGATCTTTCTGTCCTTTCCGTTCTGGAGGCGATCCAACCAGACCCGGCCCACGGTGGTGGACATTCTGCTGGCCCTGGTCTCCGCCGGGGTGGTGGGCTACTGGATCTTCGAGTTCGAGAACCTGAACTATCGCACCGGGATGGAAACCCAGTTGGACATCTGGGTTTCCGTGGTGGGGATCATCATCTCCCTGGAGGTCTGCCGCCGCGTCCTGGGCTGGTCCATCACCATGGGCGGCTTGCTGTTCCTGGTTTACGGCTACTTCGGCCCCTATTTCCCGTCAGCCATCGCCCACCGGGGCTTCGACATCGACCGTCTGGCCCCCTACCTCTACCTGACCCAGGACGGGGTGTTCGGGGTCATGGCCAGCGTCCTGGTCACCTACGTGATCCTGTTCATCTTTTTCGGAGCGTTTCTGCAAAAATCCGGGGTGGGACGCTTTTTTATCGACTGGCCCCTAGCCCTGGCCGGTCGGGCCGTGGGCGGGCCGGCCAAGGTCTGCGTCATTGCCTCGGCCTTTTTCGGCTCGGTCTCCGGATCGGCCATCGCCAACACCGTGACCACCGGGGCCTTTACCATCCCTCTGATGAAACGGGCCGGATTCCGGCCCCATGTGGCCGGGGCCATCGAACCGGCGGCATCCATCGGCGGGATGTTCATGCCGCCGATCATGGGCGCAGGCGGCTTCATCATGGCCGAGCTGACCAACACGCCCTACGTGCAGATCATGCTCATCTCCATCTTTCCGGCCATCCTGTACTTTTTATCCGTGTTCACCATGATCCACTTCGAGGCCAAGAAGCTGAACATCAAGGGGCTGAACCTGGACGACATGCCCTCGGCTTCGGCCATCTTCAAGAAGCACTGGTATAAATGTCTGCCTCTGGTGGTCATCGTGGCCATGATGCTTTACGGTTACTCCCCGGGCAACGCCGCGTTCTGGGCCACGCTGTCCTGTATTGTCATCAGCTGGTTCGACCCGGAATTCCGGATGGGGCCGAAACAGATTTGGGAGGCCTTGGTCGCCGGTGCGCAGAGCACCCTGGTCATTGGGGCCACCGTGGGCGTGATCGGGATCATCGTGGGCACCATCGCCTTGAGCGGGATCGGTTTGAAGTTCTCGGACATCATCATCTCCCTGTCCGGCGGCCATCTGTTCCCGGCCCTGGTGCTCATCGCCCTGGCCTCGCTGGTCCTGGGCATGGGCGTCCCGGTCACGGCCTCGTACCTGATCGTGGCCGTGCTGGCCGTGCCCGCCCTGCACGAAATGGGCGTGGGCCTGATCGCTGGGCACATGATCGTCTACTGGTTCAGCCAGAACTCCAACATCACCCCACCGGTCTGCGTGGCCGCCTATGCCGGCGCGGCCATAGCCGGGTCCGACCCCTGGAAGACGGGCTGGACGGCATTTAAGTTCTCCAAGCTGCTCTACGTCATGCCCTTTCTTTTTGCCTACGAACCGGCCATGACCCTGTTCATCGGCTGGGATGAAGCAGTGGTGGGCGACTCCGGATGGACCGAAATCGCCTCGGTCTACTTCGCAGCGGCCGTGGGCACGGTGGCCTTCTCGGCCTGGTCCATGTTCTACCTGATCCGCCGTACGACTATCCTGGAATGGATCGTCTTCGGCGGTGCCACCTTCCTCTGCTTCCAGCCCAACCTGCTCAGCGACGCCCTGGGCATCGGCATCGTCGTGCTCCTGGGGCTCTGGCAGCATCGAAAGAACAAGAAGGAAGAAAGCATGAAGGCAACGTGCCCCTTCCCCACCCCCGGACAGGTTGGAAATGCCTGA
- a CDS encoding TAXI family TRAP transporter solute-binding subunit gives MMKSKLKIVLTGLALLALCIGTSPASAQRSTFLAFGGGPTGGTFNYFANGIAIYLSRALPNVEISSEGSGGSGENLRRLHAGQVDFGIVYSGDAYLGRLGKLTNDDRQYTNVRTMGYLYGAPAQLVVRADAGITSAKDLAGKRVAVGNAGSGAALAAERFFRHMGLWDDISPQFLGYSPAASAFRDGKIDAFWVLVGYPNASIIEAATQDSIALVNLHHDAEASGFYDAFPFYARVEIPADTYRGQGEPVVTFQDSTFWMTNAGVSDDIVYESLKIIYSPEGLQHMVTAHAAAREMSIQGGLTGASVALHPGAYKFWTEQGLTIPDEHKP, from the coding sequence ATGATGAAGTCGAAACTGAAGATCGTCCTGACGGGACTGGCGCTGTTGGCCCTGTGCATCGGAACCTCCCCCGCCTCGGCCCAGCGCAGCACCTTTCTGGCCTTTGGCGGCGGCCCCACCGGAGGCACGTTCAACTATTTCGCCAACGGCATCGCCATTTATCTCTCCAGGGCCTTGCCCAACGTGGAAATTTCCTCCGAGGGCTCCGGCGGCTCCGGTGAAAATCTGCGCCGCCTGCATGCCGGTCAGGTGGACTTCGGCATCGTCTACTCCGGAGACGCCTATCTGGGCCGCCTCGGCAAGCTGACCAACGACGACCGGCAATACACCAACGTGCGAACCATGGGCTACCTATACGGCGCTCCGGCCCAGTTGGTCGTACGCGCGGACGCCGGGATCACCTCGGCCAAGGATCTGGCCGGCAAACGCGTCGCCGTGGGCAACGCCGGTTCCGGCGCGGCCCTGGCCGCGGAGCGCTTTTTCCGCCACATGGGACTCTGGGACGACATCAGCCCGCAGTTCCTGGGCTATTCCCCGGCAGCCTCCGCGTTCCGGGACGGCAAGATCGACGCCTTCTGGGTCCTCGTGGGCTACCCCAACGCCTCCATCATCGAGGCCGCGACCCAGGACAGCATCGCCCTCGTGAATCTGCATCATGACGCCGAGGCAAGCGGATTTTACGACGCCTTCCCCTTCTACGCCAGAGTCGAGATTCCAGCGGACACCTACCGGGGCCAAGGCGAGCCCGTTGTGACCTTTCAGGATTCCACCTTCTGGATGACCAACGCCGGCGTCAGCGACGACATCGTCTACGAGTCCCTAAAGATTATTTACTCTCCGGAAGGCTTGCAGCACATGGTCACGGCCCATGCCGCGGCCCGGGAAATGTCCATTCAAGGCGGCCTGACCGGTGCCTCCGTTGCCTTGCATCCAGGAGCCTACAAGTTCTGGACCGAGCAGGGCCTGACCATCCCCGACGAACACAAGCCCTAG
- a CDS encoding M23 family metallopeptidase gives MIRKKYQVLVFKDKAGTCKTFTLRIWVCLLVAGIFLSSLALNIYFYNTTLHADSAQARLEQAQRDLENQHRQFMALTEKIKNLEDQILHVADFNAKVRVMANLDPGHVPTTTPLGGVERMDFSDQYLTAHRQELLVRKMHGFLEQLQAEAKLEELRQEELLATLRDNQSFFASTPSIWPTEGWVTSEFGYRRSPFTDRRELHRGLDIAGPIGTPIYSSADGRVLSAERDGAYGLTVAIDHGSGIVTLYAHLQQFAVKAGQKVSRGELIGHMGNTGRTTGPHLHYEVRLNGIPVDPMRYILN, from the coding sequence ATGATTCGCAAAAAATACCAAGTCCTCGTTTTCAAGGATAAAGCCGGCACCTGCAAGACCTTTACGCTTCGCATCTGGGTCTGTCTTCTGGTGGCCGGTATTTTTTTGTCTTCATTGGCCCTGAACATCTACTTCTACAACACGACCCTGCATGCCGACTCGGCCCAAGCCAGGCTGGAACAGGCCCAACGCGACCTGGAAAACCAGCACCGCCAATTCATGGCCCTGACCGAAAAGATCAAAAATCTGGAGGACCAGATACTCCATGTGGCGGACTTCAACGCCAAGGTTCGGGTGATGGCCAACCTTGATCCCGGCCATGTCCCGACCACGACCCCCTTGGGCGGGGTCGAACGGATGGACTTTTCGGACCAGTATCTGACGGCCCACCGACAAGAACTGTTGGTCAGAAAGATGCACGGCTTCCTGGAGCAACTCCAGGCCGAGGCCAAACTCGAAGAACTCCGCCAAGAGGAATTGCTGGCCACATTGCGGGACAACCAAAGCTTTTTCGCGTCCACTCCCTCCATCTGGCCCACCGAGGGCTGGGTCACCTCCGAGTTCGGTTATCGCCGCTCCCCGTTCACGGATCGCCGGGAGCTGCACAGAGGGCTGGATATCGCCGGCCCCATAGGAACCCCGATCTACTCCTCGGCCGATGGACGGGTGCTCTCCGCGGAACGCGACGGGGCCTACGGTCTGACGGTGGCCATTGACCACGGTTCCGGGATCGTCACCCTGTATGCTCATTTGCAGCAATTCGCGGTAAAGGCCGGCCAGAAAGTCAGCCGAGGCGAACTCATCGGCCATATGGGCAACACCGGCCGCACCACCGGCCCCCATCTGCACTACGAGGTCCGCCTCAACGGCATTCCCGTGGATCCTATGCGCTATATTCTGAACTGA
- a CDS encoding tRNA lysidine(34) synthetase — MSRLGKLTFAQKKCLGPTGLLMQRTGMIWPGARVGVAVSGGVDSWILLQVLLLRQRIVPFPFEVMAIHLNPGFDATSHAPLAPWTAAHGVALHAEITDYGPMAHGPENRKNSPCFLCAWHRRKRLFELCKHYGLTHLALGHNADDLVQTFFMNLFRNGRVEGLSPKEEYFGGELVLIRPLLLLEKPMIRRAAAQWKLHVWSNPCPSATNSERARTEAWLRTILSQDSAMHGSVYGALKRWQLDVLHRSQLGAHLQ, encoded by the coding sequence ATGAGCCGCCTCGGAAAGCTGACTTTTGCCCAGAAAAAATGCCTCGGTCCCACCGGCCTGTTGATGCAGCGCACGGGCATGATCTGGCCCGGAGCCCGGGTCGGGGTGGCTGTATCCGGGGGGGTGGACAGTTGGATTTTGCTGCAAGTGCTCTTGCTGCGCCAACGCATCGTTCCGTTTCCCTTCGAAGTGATGGCCATTCATCTCAATCCCGGGTTCGACGCGACCAGCCATGCTCCGCTGGCGCCGTGGACAGCAGCGCATGGCGTGGCCCTGCACGCCGAGATCACCGACTACGGTCCCATGGCCCACGGCCCTGAAAACCGGAAAAACTCGCCCTGCTTTTTGTGCGCCTGGCACCGACGCAAGCGCCTTTTCGAGCTGTGCAAGCACTATGGCCTGACCCACCTGGCCCTGGGCCACAACGCCGACGATCTGGTGCAGACATTCTTCATGAATCTGTTTCGCAACGGACGAGTGGAAGGGCTGTCACCCAAGGAGGAGTATTTCGGTGGCGAATTGGTCTTGATTCGGCCCCTGCTCCTGCTGGAAAAGCCCATGATCCGCCGCGCCGCGGCCCAATGGAAGCTGCACGTGTGGAGCAACCCCTGCCCCTCGGCCACCAACAGCGAGCGGGCCAGGACCGAGGCCTGGCTGCGGACCATCTTGTCCCAGGATTCGGCCATGCACGGCAGCGTTTATGGAGCTCTGAAGCGCTGGCAGCTTGACGTACTGCATCGAAGTCAATTAGGTGCTCATCTGCAATGA
- a CDS encoding ADP-ribosylglycohydrolase family protein, whose translation MSTNTNIRDRAAGALMGAFIGDALGLGPHWYYDLAELRRDYGEWISDYTDPKPGRYHEGLKAGQLSQAGFILKLTLRSLVECGGYDKKNFCRRLEEDLFPLLDGAPVSGPGGYTSQSIREAWRRRVKLGLSWDRTGGEADTTEAIERTLAIAVRYAFQPRELAVAVADNTVLTQANALVVSMTVAFGAVLGLLVRGHTLDANLSSRLMDLVKSGELPFHAVTTDNLQPPAPGQPEPPRAGLFASPDALLSPSYMAAAAVDPDIRIEPAWKVSLVYGMPCAIYHMLPAAYYLAARFHDDFESAVLHALNGGGQNQARSILTGALVGAQTGLTGIPRRFLDGLEESDELRRLSESLASMVGQH comes from the coding sequence ATGTCGACGAACACGAATATTCGGGATCGCGCGGCCGGGGCCCTCATGGGGGCCTTCATCGGGGACGCCCTGGGACTCGGGCCGCACTGGTACTACGATCTTGCCGAGCTGCGGCGCGACTACGGAGAATGGATCAGCGACTATACCGACCCCAAACCGGGCCGATACCACGAGGGACTCAAGGCGGGGCAGCTTTCCCAGGCGGGCTTCATCCTGAAGCTGACGCTTCGTTCCCTTGTTGAATGCGGGGGGTACGACAAAAAGAATTTTTGCCGCCGCCTGGAAGAGGATCTCTTTCCGCTGCTGGACGGCGCGCCAGTCAGCGGCCCGGGGGGATACACCAGCCAGTCGATCCGCGAGGCCTGGCGACGCCGGGTGAAGCTGGGCCTGTCCTGGGACCGGACCGGGGGCGAGGCCGACACCACGGAGGCCATCGAGCGCACCCTGGCCATCGCCGTCCGCTACGCGTTCCAACCCCGGGAGTTGGCCGTGGCCGTGGCCGACAACACCGTCCTGACCCAGGCCAACGCACTGGTGGTGTCCATGACCGTGGCCTTCGGCGCCGTGCTCGGCCTGCTGGTCCGGGGCCACACCCTGGACGCGAACCTGTCCTCCAGGCTCATGGACCTGGTCAAGTCCGGAGAACTGCCCTTTCACGCCGTGACCACCGACAATCTCCAGCCCCCGGCACCGGGCCAACCCGAACCGCCCCGCGCCGGTCTCTTCGCCTCGCCGGATGCCTTGCTCTCCCCTTCCTACATGGCCGCCGCGGCGGTGGACCCGGATATCCGCATCGAACCGGCCTGGAAGGTCTCCCTGGTCTACGGCATGCCCTGCGCCATCTACCACATGCTCCCGGCGGCATACTACCTTGCCGCCAGGTTCCACGACGACTTCGAGTCCGCGGTGCTGCACGCGCTCAACGGCGGAGGCCAGAACCAGGCCCGCTCCATCCTGACCGGCGCGCTCGTCGGCGCCCAAACAGGCCTCACCGGCATCCCCCGACGCTTCCTGGACGGTCTCGAGGAAAGCGACGAACTACGCCGCTTGTCGGAAAGTCTCGCCTCCATGGTCGGGCAGCACTGA
- a CDS encoding TetR/AcrR family transcriptional regulator, which produces MESSLRQFSPHMANYCFGFQLIMLNKMWGSLMPTAHKRKKQPEKVRNRLIECAARIITEQGSHAVTIQAVADAAGVTKGGFLHHFKNKNQLGEAVSRYFVDQLDTELDRLMAEDPVEYGQFTRAYINSIRQDVASGRKEQWVSFAIYALSEPHLKSMYNEWMKEKQRVHHDTDSDQMLQVLRYAADGIWLEILMGAGYQEEHSALLSSLVKMTYKQDG; this is translated from the coding sequence ATGGAAAGCAGTTTGAGACAGTTTTCACCACACATGGCAAATTACTGCTTTGGATTCCAACTGATCATGCTAAATAAAATGTGGGGATCTCTTATGCCGACAGCTCATAAACGGAAAAAACAACCTGAAAAAGTCCGAAACAGGCTTATTGAATGTGCCGCGCGCATCATCACCGAACAAGGCTCTCATGCCGTCACAATCCAGGCCGTTGCCGACGCCGCCGGTGTCACCAAGGGAGGATTCCTCCATCATTTCAAGAACAAGAATCAACTTGGCGAGGCCGTATCAAGGTATTTTGTAGATCAGCTGGATACTGAACTTGACAGATTGATGGCTGAAGATCCTGTAGAATATGGACAATTTACCAGGGCTTATATCAATTCAATCCGGCAAGACGTTGCTTCAGGGCGGAAAGAACAGTGGGTATCTTTTGCCATCTACGCCTTATCCGAGCCACATTTAAAGTCCATGTATAACGAGTGGATGAAAGAAAAACAAAGAGTGCATCACGACACGGATTCAGACCAAATGCTGCAAGTTCTGAGATACGCGGCCGATGGGATATGGCTTGAGATTTTAATGGGGGCTGGTTATCAGGAGGAGCATTCTGCTTTGCTGTCCAGTCTTGTCAAAATGACATACAAACAAGATGGATAG
- a CDS encoding MATE family efflux transporter, with protein MKSNLDDKHLLERAPVGRVFLKYSLPSVVTMVFFGVQTLVDGIVVGNHLGPDALGGINIMMPLYSFIMVLALIVGIGSQTLVSMELGRGNPDKAQDAMSTGFRALAGISLIGTVLLLLFAEPLTKLIGADERLLPFSLAYLKGLVPFILPLTLCFYSDAMLKALGHPRFSMLIMSLSVVINVLLTFCFVIGLGWGNTGASMATGVAFTIGLLISGCITFNPKQRLSMLKGRFQMALLRRAAYNGSSEGVSEMAAAVSILIINLTVVRLLGADGVAAFTAINYINFTSILLFLGISDGLIPVLSYNFGAGNHQRVKRLFRFAAAINMSIGVMVFIVLQVFGEHAILLFFDGSESQAFQIAVDGLRLFAFVFLINGINVLIIAYFTALGEAKSSIIVSAARGLVFVLIGVTVLPIFMGVTGVWTAIPLAELLTLGVALILIQRTHKKLFSHI; from the coding sequence ATGAAAAGCAATTTGGATGACAAGCATTTATTAGAACGAGCCCCTGTCGGCAGGGTCTTTCTGAAGTACTCGCTGCCAAGCGTCGTCACGATGGTGTTTTTTGGCGTGCAGACTCTGGTAGACGGCATCGTGGTGGGGAACCATCTGGGGCCGGACGCTTTGGGGGGGATCAATATCATGATGCCGCTGTACAGCTTCATCATGGTGCTGGCGCTGATCGTCGGCATCGGAAGCCAGACTCTGGTCAGCATGGAGCTCGGACGCGGGAATCCGGACAAAGCCCAGGACGCGATGTCCACCGGCTTCCGGGCTTTGGCGGGGATCAGCCTGATTGGCACGGTGTTGCTGCTGCTGTTCGCTGAGCCCCTGACCAAACTGATAGGCGCCGACGAGCGGCTGCTGCCGTTCTCTCTGGCCTACCTTAAAGGACTGGTGCCGTTCATCTTGCCTCTGACCCTATGCTTTTATTCCGACGCCATGCTGAAGGCATTAGGGCATCCCAGGTTTTCGATGCTCATCATGTCGCTCAGCGTGGTGATCAATGTGTTGCTTACCTTTTGCTTCGTGATCGGGCTGGGCTGGGGCAATACCGGGGCGAGCATGGCCACCGGTGTCGCTTTCACCATCGGGTTGCTGATTTCCGGATGTATCACGTTCAATCCCAAACAGCGGTTGTCGATGTTGAAGGGTCGTTTTCAGATGGCGCTTCTGCGACGTGCCGCTTACAACGGCTCATCCGAGGGCGTTTCGGAAATGGCGGCCGCGGTCAGCATCCTGATCATCAACCTCACCGTGGTTCGCCTCCTGGGGGCCGACGGCGTGGCCGCGTTCACTGCCATCAACTACATCAACTTCACGAGTATATTGCTGTTCCTTGGTATTTCGGACGGGCTGATTCCGGTGCTGAGCTACAATTTCGGCGCCGGCAACCACCAGCGGGTCAAGCGGCTATTTCGCTTTGCCGCGGCAATCAACATGAGCATCGGGGTCATGGTGTTCATCGTGCTGCAGGTGTTCGGGGAGCATGCGATCTTGTTGTTCTTCGACGGCAGCGAAAGCCAGGCGTTCCAGATCGCGGTTGACGGCCTGCGCCTCTTCGCTTTCGTATTTCTGATCAACGGAATCAACGTGCTGATCATCGCCTACTTTACCGCACTGGGCGAAGCGAAGAGTTCAATCATCGTTTCCGCGGCGCGAGGTTTGGTATTCGTGCTGATCGGCGTCACCGTATTGCCGATATTCATGGGCGTTACCGGCGTATGGACGGCAATCCCGCTGGCGGAGTTGCTGACACTGGGAGTTGCGCTCATACTGATTCAGAGGACACATAAAAAATTATTTTCACACATATAG
- a CDS encoding SAM-dependent methyltransferase: MDIPRIFTITESAHRIHNPFTPDKFATLGTALRLAPGARVLDLGSGSGEMLCTWARDHGIFGTGIDMSRLFTEQAKLRAEELGVARQVTFIHGDAAGYVSDEKVDVAACVGATWIAGGVAGTIELLERSLRTGGIILIGEPYWRQLPPTEDIAKGCLAGSISDFLVLPELISSFGVGGHLGYDVVEMVLADQDGWDRYEAAKWLTMRRWLEAHPDDESAEEVRAKLTTEPERYTAYTREYLGWGVFALMPR; the protein is encoded by the coding sequence ATGGACATCCCACGAATATTCACCATCACTGAAAGCGCTCACCGCATCCATAACCCGTTCACACCCGATAAGTTCGCCACTCTCGGCACGGCGTTGCGTCTGGCACCCGGGGCGCGAGTGCTCGATCTCGGCAGCGGTTCCGGGGAGATGCTTTGCACCTGGGCACGCGATCACGGCATCTTCGGCACTGGAATCGACATGAGCCGGTTGTTCACCGAGCAGGCGAAACTTCGTGCCGAAGAACTCGGCGTGGCCCGTCAAGTCACGTTCATTCATGGCGATGCAGCGGGTTACGTCTCCGACGAGAAGGTCGACGTGGCCGCCTGCGTCGGCGCTACCTGGATCGCCGGAGGAGTCGCCGGGACTATCGAGCTTCTGGAGCGGAGCCTGCGCACCGGGGGGATCATCCTCATCGGCGAGCCCTACTGGCGACAATTGCCGCCGACGGAAGACATTGCCAAGGGATGTCTTGCTGGCTCCATCTCCGACTTCCTCGTGCTTCCTGAACTCATCTCGTCTTTCGGTGTTGGCGGCCACCTCGGCTACGACGTTGTTGAGATGGTTCTGGCTGACCAGGACGGCTGGGATAGATACGAAGCGGCCAAATGGCTCACCATGCGCCGATGGCTTGAAGCCCATCCCGACGACGAGTCAGCCGAAGAGGTTCGAGCCAAACTGACCACGGAACCCGAGCGCTACACCGCTTACACGCGGGAATACCTGGGCTGGGGTGTTTTCGCGCTGATGCCGCGGTGA
- a CDS encoding C-GCAxxG-C-C family protein: MESQFVLNVRSAAEDSFASGLYCAESVVLALAEAMGVESELLPKAATAFCSGMGRMCGTCGALSGAIMGIGIALGRTESSESVQPAYAGTQRLIREFEQEFGARDCHVLLGCDLNTPEGQTAFKERKLGMQCAEFTGKAAEIAARIVEEMANP; the protein is encoded by the coding sequence GTGGAATCTCAGTTCGTCTTGAACGTTCGCAGTGCCGCCGAGGATTCGTTCGCCTCCGGGCTGTATTGCGCGGAAAGCGTCGTGCTCGCACTTGCAGAGGCAATGGGCGTCGAGTCCGAGCTTCTTCCCAAGGCAGCTACCGCCTTTTGCAGTGGCATGGGCAGAATGTGCGGCACGTGCGGTGCGCTTTCCGGCGCGATCATGGGCATCGGCATCGCACTTGGGCGTACTGAATCCAGCGAGTCCGTCCAACCGGCATACGCTGGAACTCAGCGCCTCATTCGAGAATTCGAGCAAGAGTTTGGCGCCCGCGACTGCCATGTCCTGCTGGGCTGCGACCTCAACACACCGGAAGGTCAGACTGCGTTCAAGGAAAGGAAGCTGGGTATGCAGTGCGCCGAATTCACGGGAAAGGCCGCCGAAATTGCCGCCCGCATCGTCGAAGAAATGGCTAATCCGTAA
- a CDS encoding TRAP transporter small permease subunit, whose protein sequence is MLRMGRLVSLLLLPLVGIIVYSALRSYFFRDPPIWTFEMSLFLFGCFFMLGAAYCHAEKKHVAVDVLSHYLPPKWRRIQGIFSEGVVLFVALVLLYISIPNAWRSTMMLERSTHQTPFNPQIWWFRWVIPISCALISWQAFKDMLALILNKADRRQPDCPL, encoded by the coding sequence ATGCTGCGCATGGGTCGATTGGTTTCCCTGCTCCTTCTGCCTCTTGTCGGAATCATCGTCTACAGTGCGCTCCGGTCGTATTTTTTCAGAGATCCGCCCATCTGGACCTTCGAAATGTCCCTTTTCCTCTTCGGCTGCTTCTTCATGCTCGGGGCGGCATACTGCCATGCGGAGAAAAAGCATGTGGCCGTGGACGTCCTCAGCCACTATCTCCCGCCGAAATGGCGCAGAATCCAGGGGATATTCTCTGAAGGGGTCGTGCTTTTCGTGGCCCTCGTGCTTTTATACATCAGCATACCCAATGCTTGGCGTTCGACAATGATGCTGGAGCGCTCCACCCACCAGACACCCTTCAACCCTCAAATCTGGTGGTTCCGATGGGTCATCCCCATTTCCTGCGCCCTGATTTCCTGGCAGGCCTTCAAGGATATGCTCGCGCTGATCCTGAACAAGGCGGACCGCCGTCAGCCCGATTGCCCCCTGTGA